In the Glycine max cultivar Williams 82 chromosome 19, Glycine_max_v4.0, whole genome shotgun sequence genome, CTTGCTTCTTCTCATACTCCACATGTGGGAACCCACATCCAGCATATATTCCACTATCTCCTTTCTCAAGGGTGGCTCAGCACGACTCAGTCTCATCGAAACAATCTGAGTAGCTTGATGCCTCAAATTGTCAAGCTGGCTAACAGTTAGTGGGTGAATATAATGCATCTTAGGCaacaaaggtagtgaatacaTGTGCATCATATTAAGCAAAGAAGAACATGTAAACCTTACAGCCAAGTGGATTTCACCCATTTTCTTCACCCCATTTGGATTAAGAACTAGAAGTGGATAGGAATGTGTATAAACACGATCAGTCTCAAGGGTGGAAAGACGAATTCTTACCTTCCCAATTTTGGAATCTTTTGAGCCTCCAGGCTTATCACCACCATGCAAATGACAGTTATCAAATACACCAATTGTAATGACAGTGCAAGGATCAAAAACCTCCCAAGTATACTGCTCATTCCACCGGGGTGCAAAGCTGTCAATGATTGTCCTTGTCCGCACCCACTTCTGCCCATATTTCGCTACACAATAAGCATCAGTTGTCCCCTTACCATCTTTTGTTTTCATCGGCATCAAACCATGAGCACTCAATATACCCAGTTCAAGAACTCCAATACTGGACTTCCACAGCTGTTTCGCAGTTGGGCGAAGATCACTGCTGTAATGAGTTGATTCGTCTAAAACATGATAACCGCCTTCCAGACAGATCCTCATATGAATCTTGCTTGAGAACTtgatttccttcttcttttccccTTCCATAATAACAATGTGCTTTTCAATATTATACCACTTAGTATTAACAGGCTTTTGATCCAGTCTCCGATCCACCATCTGCAAAGGAATTGCACACCTCCCCAGCGACTCCTCTTTGTTAGGTGCAACTCTGTCTTCCACACTCAGAATCAGAGGCTCCTCAAATGGTTCAGCAGCCACAAACATCAAATCCTCGTTCCACATTGGATTGATGGTCCTGCTCTGAGAGATTCTAGTCCTCAAGGTCTGATTTCCCAGAGTAGCCTTCACAAAAACTTCAGGGTATCTACCCTTATCACTTGGCTGCAAGTCTTGTGCCTCTATTATATTAACCCTCAAATACCAAAGCTTAGGAGATAGATATACCTTTGATCTAATGTTTGCAAGAGCATCAGTCCCGCTAACTGTTGCAGCATCTGAGTGCCACGCTTCGGGAAACGCCTCATCAGCTTGTGTACCCATCCAAACAGCCAGCATTAGCTCCCCCTTCGCTTTGTCACCCTTTCTGTCTTCCAGCCTATACCACTGCGGTGCCAAAGGACTGTCCGGTGGAACACGCTTCGGGATCTCATTGAGGTCAAACAAGACACGACCAATGAAGTCATCCTTCACGACATCCTTGTCCTTCACAGTGACTTCCAGTATGGAGGCCTGAATGCGGTCTTTGGAGAAAGCAAAAACCTGATTCCATTCAGGATTAGACTTCTTCTCGAAGTGCCGAGTAGTGCCTTTGTAGTTCCCCAGCTTGACTTCAGTATAAGGGTCACAACTGCCAGTGACATCCTTTGCTGGCAAGTCCTTAGCCTTCACAACCCTCACATAGAGATACTGCATTTGCTCAACTAGGTCATAAGTGCTAGTGAGCTTGTCCCCAGAGACCTTTCCCCCTCCAAGGTGGGGTTTGGTCTCCTTTAACAGAAAATCTTCTGGTGGAGGCCTCTGCATCTTCTCGCTTCAAAGAATCAGAagacccctttttttttttttccaaataatggaAGCTATTGTACAACTATTTTCAAATGGTCAATGTTCCACCGCAGGAACAGTTGtgctttaaaagaaataaaaaagcacAAC is a window encoding:
- the LOC100800242 gene encoding FT-interacting protein 3, which codes for MQRPPPEDFLLKETKPHLGGGKVSGDKLTSTYDLVEQMQYLYVRVVKAKDLPAKDVTGSCDPYTEVKLGNYKGTTRHFEKKSNPEWNQVFAFSKDRIQASILEVTVKDKDVVKDDFIGRVLFDLNEIPKRVPPDSPLAPQWYRLEDRKGDKAKGELMLAVWMGTQADEAFPEAWHSDAATVSGTDALANIRSKVYLSPKLWYLRVNIIEAQDLQPSDKGRYPEVFVKATLGNQTLRTRISQSRTINPMWNEDLMFVAAEPFEEPLILSVEDRVAPNKEESLGRCAIPLQMVDRRLDQKPVNTKWYNIEKHIVIMEGEKKKEIKFSSKIHMRICLEGGYHVLDESTHYSSDLRPTAKQLWKSSIGVLELGILSAHGLMPMKTKDGKGTTDAYCVAKYGQKWVRTRTIIDSFAPRWNEQYTWEVFDPCTVITIGVFDNCHLHGGDKPGGSKDSKIGKVRIRLSTLETDRVYTHSYPLLVLNPNGVKKMGEIHLAVRFTCSSLLNMMHMYSLPLLPKMHYIHPLTVSQLDNLRHQATQIVSMRLSRAEPPLRKEIVEYMLDVGSHMWSMRRSKANFFRIMGVLGGLIAVGKWFDQICNWKNPITTVLIHILFIILVMYPELILPTIFLYLFLIGVWYYRWRPRHPPHMDTRLSHADSAHPDELDEEFDTFPTTRASDIVRMRYDRLRSIAGRIQTVVGDLATQGERLQSLLSWRDPRATALFVIFCLVAAIVLYVTPFQIVALFTGIYVLRHPRFRHKLPSVPLNFFRRLPARTDCML